From the Octopus sinensis linkage group LG28, ASM634580v1, whole genome shotgun sequence genome, one window contains:
- the LOC115225906 gene encoding zinc finger protein OZF-like isoform X3: MEDGNLSDTSNTDISDNLESVKQISSAEESLSHGKKLLERNINCEVDGESFVNSSNLNRHTGKKPFQCEICGKLLHYKYQLAIHRRSHTGEKPFHCDICGKTFIVKSSLNAHKKLHSRKKNFHCKICGKSYIQNCLLIYHIRTHTGERPFHCEICGKYFFTNSHLKGHKKIHSGKKEFKCEICGKSYSQNYRLVYHIRTHTGEKPFHCEICGKSYSQNSQLVNHIRTHTGEKPFHCEICGKCFLNNGGLVTHKRVHTGEKPFSCDLCGKSYSGSSNLKKHKLRHIGKKEFHCETCGKSYFNNGDLKTHKIVHDGEKQFHCEICGKGFVRNVGLVAHKRVHTGEKPFSCDLCGKSYISGSNLKRHKLQHIGEKEFHCDTCGKSYFDNSELKRHRRKHVGEKTFHCEICGKSFFDNCNLIAHIRTHTGEKPYHCEMCEKSFVSRGLLNTHRRKHTGEKPYHCDICGKSFLWKITLTRHKHSVEKTLNNE; this comes from the exons ATGGAGGATGGTAATCTGTCAGACACTTCTAACACAGATATTTCTGACAATTTAGAATCGGTTAAACAGATATCCAGTGCTGAGGAATCGTTATCACATGGTAAGAAGCTGTTGGAGAGAAATATTAATTGCGAAGTTGATGGTGAATCTTTTGTAAATTCCAGTAATTTAAACAGACACACGGGGAAAAAACCATTTCAATGTGAGATTTGTGGAAAATTGTTGCATTATAAATATCAGCTTGCTATCCACAGACGTAGCCACACGGGGGAGAAACCCTTTCACTGCGATATATGTGGAAAAACATTCATTGTTAAAAGTTCTTTAAATGCTCACAAAAAATTACactctagaaaaaaaaatttccactGTAAAATATGTGGAAAGTCTTATATTCAGAACTGTCTACTCATTTACCATATCCGCACTCACACTGGAGAAAGGCCATTCCATTGCgaaatatgtggaaaatatttcttcacaAACAGTCATCTAAAAGGGCACAAAAAGATTCATTCTGGGAAAAAGGAATTTAAATGTGAAATCTGTGGAAAGTCTTATTCTCAGAACTATCGACTTGTTTACCATATCCGTActcacactggagaaaaaccattccACTGTGAAATTTGTGGAAAGTCTTATTCTCAGAACTCTCAACTTGTTAACCATATCCGTActcacactggagaaaaaccattccACTGTGAA atttgtgggaaatgTTTTTTGAATAATGGTGGACTTGTTACCCACAAAAGGGTCCACACAGGTGAAAAACCTTTTTCTTGTGATCTGTGTGGGAAATCTTACTCCGGTAgttctaatttaaaaaaacataaactccgaCATATTGGTAAAAAAGAATTCCATTGTGAAACTTGTGGGAAATCTTATTTTAATAATGGTGATTTAAAAACGCACAAAATAGTCCATGATGGAGAAAAACAATTCCactgtgaaatttgtgggaaaggTTTTGTGAGAAATGTTGGACTTGTTGCCCACAAAAGGGTCCACACAGGTGAAAAACCTTTTTCTTGTGATCTGTGTGGGAAATCTTACATCTCTGGAAGTAATTTAAAAAGACACAAACTCCAACACATCGGGGAAAAAGAATTCCATTGTGACACATGTGGTAAATCTTATTTTGATAACAGTGAATTGAAAAGGCATCGGAGGAAACATGTTGGAGAAAAaacatttcactgtgaaatctgtgggaaatCTTTCTTTGATAATTGTAACCTTATTGCTCACATCCGTACTCACACCGGAGAAAAGCCTTATCATTGTGAAATGTGTGAGAAATCCTTTGTCTCTAGAGGACTCTTGAATACACACAGACGAAaacatactggggaaaagccttatcattgtgacatctgtggaaaatcatttttgTGGAAAATTACATTGACTAGACACAAACACAGTGTAGAGAAGACTTTGAATAATGAGTGA
- the LOC115225906 gene encoding gastrula zinc finger protein XlCGF57.1-like isoform X1, with the protein MEDGNLSDTSNTDISDNLESVKQISSAEESLSHGKKLLERNINCEVDGESFVNSSNLNRHTGKKPFQCEICGKLLHYKYQLAIHRRSHTGEKPFHCDICGKTFIVKSSLNAHKKLHSRKKNFHCKICGKSYIQNCLLIYHIRTHTGERPFHCEICGKYFFTNSHLKGHKKIHSGKKEFKCEICGKSYSQNYRLVYHIRTHTGEKPFHCEICGKSYSQNSQLVNHIRTHTGEKPFHCEICGKSYSQNYQLVSHIRTHTGEKPFHCEICGKSYSQNSQLVNHIRTHTGEKPFHCEICGKCFLNNGGLVTHKRVHTGEKPFSCDLCGKSYSGSSNLKKHKLRHIGKKEFHCETCGKSYFNNGDLKTHKIVHDGEKQFHCEICGKGFVRNVGLVAHKRVHTGEKPFSCDLCGKSYISGSNLKRHKLQHIGEKEFHCDTCGKSYFDNSELKRHRRKHVGEKTFHCEICGKSFFDNCNLIAHIRTHTGEKPYHCEMCEKSFVSRGLLNTHRRKHTGEKPYHCDICGKSFLWKITLTRHKHSVEKTLNNE; encoded by the coding sequence ATGGAGGATGGTAATCTGTCAGACACTTCTAACACAGATATTTCTGACAATTTAGAATCGGTTAAACAGATATCCAGTGCTGAGGAATCGTTATCACATGGTAAGAAGCTGTTGGAGAGAAATATTAATTGCGAAGTTGATGGTGAATCTTTTGTAAATTCCAGTAATTTAAACAGACACACGGGGAAAAAACCATTTCAATGTGAGATTTGTGGAAAATTGTTGCATTATAAATATCAGCTTGCTATCCACAGACGTAGCCACACGGGGGAGAAACCCTTTCACTGCGATATATGTGGAAAAACATTCATTGTTAAAAGTTCTTTAAATGCTCACAAAAAATTACactctagaaaaaaaaatttccactGTAAAATATGTGGAAAGTCTTATATTCAGAACTGTCTACTCATTTACCATATCCGCACTCACACTGGAGAAAGGCCATTCCATTGCgaaatatgtggaaaatatttcttcacaAACAGTCATCTAAAAGGGCACAAAAAGATTCATTCTGGGAAAAAGGAATTTAAATGTGAAATCTGTGGAAAGTCTTATTCTCAGAACTATCGACTTGTTTACCATATCCGTActcacactggagaaaaaccattccACTGTGAAATTTGTGGAAAGTCTTATTCTCAGAACTCTCAACTTGTTAACCATATCCGTActcacactggagaaaaaccattccACTGTGAAATTTGTGGAAAGTCTTATTCTCAGAACTATCAACTTGTTAGCCATATCCGTActcacactggagaaaaaccattccACTGTGAAATTTGTGGAAAGTCTTATTCTCAGAACTCTCAACTTGTTAACCATATCCGTActcacactggagaaaaaccattccactgtgaaatttgtgggaaatgTTTTTTGAATAATGGTGGACTTGTTACCCACAAAAGGGTCCACACAGGTGAAAAACCTTTTTCTTGTGATCTGTGTGGGAAATCTTACTCCGGTAgttctaatttaaaaaaacataaactccgaCATATTGGTAAAAAAGAATTCCATTGTGAAACTTGTGGGAAATCTTATTTTAATAATGGTGATTTAAAAACGCACAAAATAGTCCATGATGGAGAAAAACAATTCCactgtgaaatttgtgggaaaggTTTTGTGAGAAATGTTGGACTTGTTGCCCACAAAAGGGTCCACACAGGTGAAAAACCTTTTTCTTGTGATCTGTGTGGGAAATCTTACATCTCTGGAAGTAATTTAAAAAGACACAAACTCCAACACATCGGGGAAAAAGAATTCCATTGTGACACATGTGGTAAATCTTATTTTGATAACAGTGAATTGAAAAGGCATCGGAGGAAACATGTTGGAGAAAAaacatttcactgtgaaatctgtgggaaatCTTTCTTTGATAATTGTAACCTTATTGCTCACATCCGTACTCACACCGGAGAAAAGCCTTATCATTGTGAAATGTGTGAGAAATCCTTTGTCTCTAGAGGACTCTTGAATACACACAGACGAAaacatactggggaaaagccttatcattgtgacatctgtggaaaatcatttttgTGGAAAATTACATTGACTAGACACAAACACAGTGTAGAGAAGACTTTGAATAATGAGTGA
- the LOC115225906 gene encoding zinc finger protein OZF-like isoform X4, with translation MEDGNLSDTSNTDISDNLESVKQISSAEESLSHGKKLLERNINCEVDGESFVNSSNLNRHTGKKPFQCEICGKLLHYKYQLAIHRRSHTGEKPFHCEICGKSYSQNSQLVNHIRTHTGEKPFHCEICGKSYSQNYQLVSHIRTHTGEKPFHCEICGKSYSQNSQLVNHIRTHTGEKPFHCEICGKCFLNNGGLVTHKRVHTGEKPFSCDLCGKSYSGSSNLKKHKLRHIGKKEFHCETCGKSYFNNGDLKTHKIVHDGEKQFHCEICGKGFVRNVGLVAHKRVHTGEKPFSCDLCGKSYISGSNLKRHKLQHIGEKEFHCDTCGKSYFDNSELKRHRRKHVGEKTFHCEICGKSFFDNCNLIAHIRTHTGEKPYHCEMCEKSFVSRGLLNTHRRKHTGEKPYHCDICGKSFLWKITLTRHKHSVEKTLNNE, from the exons ATGGAGGATGGTAATCTGTCAGACACTTCTAACACAGATATTTCTGACAATTTAGAATCGGTTAAACAGATATCCAGTGCTGAGGAATCGTTATCACATGGTAAGAAGCTGTTGGAGAGAAATATTAATTGCGAAGTTGATGGTGAATCTTTTGTAAATTCCAGTAATTTAAACAGACACACGGGGAAAAAACCATTTCAATGTGAGATTTGTGGAAAATTGTTGCATTATAAATATCAGCTTGCTATCCACAGACGTAGCCACACGGGG gaaaaaccattccACTGTGAAATTTGTGGAAAGTCTTATTCTCAGAACTCTCAACTTGTTAACCATATCCGTActcacactggagaaaaaccattccACTGTGAAATTTGTGGAAAGTCTTATTCTCAGAACTATCAACTTGTTAGCCATATCCGTActcacactggagaaaaaccattccACTGTGAAATTTGTGGAAAGTCTTATTCTCAGAACTCTCAACTTGTTAACCATATCCGTActcacactggagaaaaaccattccactgtgaaatttgtgggaaatgTTTTTTGAATAATGGTGGACTTGTTACCCACAAAAGGGTCCACACAGGTGAAAAACCTTTTTCTTGTGATCTGTGTGGGAAATCTTACTCCGGTAgttctaatttaaaaaaacataaactccgaCATATTGGTAAAAAAGAATTCCATTGTGAAACTTGTGGGAAATCTTATTTTAATAATGGTGATTTAAAAACGCACAAAATAGTCCATGATGGAGAAAAACAATTCCactgtgaaatttgtgggaaaggTTTTGTGAGAAATGTTGGACTTGTTGCCCACAAAAGGGTCCACACAGGTGAAAAACCTTTTTCTTGTGATCTGTGTGGGAAATCTTACATCTCTGGAAGTAATTTAAAAAGACACAAACTCCAACACATCGGGGAAAAAGAATTCCATTGTGACACATGTGGTAAATCTTATTTTGATAACAGTGAATTGAAAAGGCATCGGAGGAAACATGTTGGAGAAAAaacatttcactgtgaaatctgtgggaaatCTTTCTTTGATAATTGTAACCTTATTGCTCACATCCGTACTCACACCGGAGAAAAGCCTTATCATTGTGAAATGTGTGAGAAATCCTTTGTCTCTAGAGGACTCTTGAATACACACAGACGAAaacatactggggaaaagccttatcattgtgacatctgtggaaaatcatttttgTGGAAAATTACATTGACTAGACACAAACACAGTGTAGAGAAGACTTTGAATAATGAGTGA
- the LOC115225906 gene encoding zinc finger protein OZF-like isoform X2 encodes MEDGNLSDTSNTDISDNLESVKQISSAEESLSHGKKLLERNINCEVDGESFVNSSNLNRHTGKKPFQCEICGKLLHYKYQLAIHRRSHTGEKPFHCDICGKTFIVKSSLNAHKKLHSRKKNFHCKICGKSYIQNCLLIYHIRTHTGERPFHCEICGKYFFTNSHLKGHKKIHSGKKEFKCEICGKSYSQNSQLVNHIRTHTGEKPFHCEICGKSYSQNYQLVSHIRTHTGEKPFHCEICGKSYSQNSQLVNHIRTHTGEKPFHCEICGKCFLNNGGLVTHKRVHTGEKPFSCDLCGKSYSGSSNLKKHKLRHIGKKEFHCETCGKSYFNNGDLKTHKIVHDGEKQFHCEICGKGFVRNVGLVAHKRVHTGEKPFSCDLCGKSYISGSNLKRHKLQHIGEKEFHCDTCGKSYFDNSELKRHRRKHVGEKTFHCEICGKSFFDNCNLIAHIRTHTGEKPYHCEMCEKSFVSRGLLNTHRRKHTGEKPYHCDICGKSFLWKITLTRHKHSVEKTLNNE; translated from the exons ATGGAGGATGGTAATCTGTCAGACACTTCTAACACAGATATTTCTGACAATTTAGAATCGGTTAAACAGATATCCAGTGCTGAGGAATCGTTATCACATGGTAAGAAGCTGTTGGAGAGAAATATTAATTGCGAAGTTGATGGTGAATCTTTTGTAAATTCCAGTAATTTAAACAGACACACGGGGAAAAAACCATTTCAATGTGAGATTTGTGGAAAATTGTTGCATTATAAATATCAGCTTGCTATCCACAGACGTAGCCACACGGGGGAGAAACCCTTTCACTGCGATATATGTGGAAAAACATTCATTGTTAAAAGTTCTTTAAATGCTCACAAAAAATTACactctagaaaaaaaaatttccactGTAAAATATGTGGAAAGTCTTATATTCAGAACTGTCTACTCATTTACCATATCCGCACTCACACTGGAGAAAGGCCATTCCATTGCgaaatatgtggaaaatatttcttcacaAACAGTCATCTAAAAGGGCACAAAAAGATTCATTCTGGGAAAAAGGAATTTAAATGTGAA ATTTGTGGAAAGTCTTATTCTCAGAACTCTCAACTTGTTAACCATATCCGTActcacactggagaaaaaccattccACTGTGAAATTTGTGGAAAGTCTTATTCTCAGAACTATCAACTTGTTAGCCATATCCGTActcacactggagaaaaaccattccACTGTGAAATTTGTGGAAAGTCTTATTCTCAGAACTCTCAACTTGTTAACCATATCCGTActcacactggagaaaaaccattccactgtgaaatttgtgggaaatgTTTTTTGAATAATGGTGGACTTGTTACCCACAAAAGGGTCCACACAGGTGAAAAACCTTTTTCTTGTGATCTGTGTGGGAAATCTTACTCCGGTAgttctaatttaaaaaaacataaactccgaCATATTGGTAAAAAAGAATTCCATTGTGAAACTTGTGGGAAATCTTATTTTAATAATGGTGATTTAAAAACGCACAAAATAGTCCATGATGGAGAAAAACAATTCCactgtgaaatttgtgggaaaggTTTTGTGAGAAATGTTGGACTTGTTGCCCACAAAAGGGTCCACACAGGTGAAAAACCTTTTTCTTGTGATCTGTGTGGGAAATCTTACATCTCTGGAAGTAATTTAAAAAGACACAAACTCCAACACATCGGGGAAAAAGAATTCCATTGTGACACATGTGGTAAATCTTATTTTGATAACAGTGAATTGAAAAGGCATCGGAGGAAACATGTTGGAGAAAAaacatttcactgtgaaatctgtgggaaatCTTTCTTTGATAATTGTAACCTTATTGCTCACATCCGTACTCACACCGGAGAAAAGCCTTATCATTGTGAAATGTGTGAGAAATCCTTTGTCTCTAGAGGACTCTTGAATACACACAGACGAAaacatactggggaaaagccttatcattgtgacatctgtggaaaatcatttttgTGGAAAATTACATTGACTAGACACAAACACAGTGTAGAGAAGACTTTGAATAATGAGTGA